Proteins co-encoded in one Pogona vitticeps strain Pit_001003342236 chromosome 9, PviZW2.1, whole genome shotgun sequence genomic window:
- the RAB4B gene encoding ras-related protein Rab-4B isoform X1, translating to MALSFDLLPDFLFKFLVIGSAGTGKSCLLHQFIENKFKQDSNHTIGVEFGSKVVNVGGKTVKLQIWDTAGQERFRSVTRSYYRGAAGALLVYDITSRETYNALTNWLTDARTLASPNIVIILCGNKKDLDADREVTFLEASRFAQENELMFLETSALTGENVEEAFLKCARTILNKIESGELDPERMGSGIQYGDASLRQLRQPRGAQTQTRQQCNC from the exons ATGGCACTGTCTTTTGACCTCCTTCCAGATTTCCTCTTCAAGTTCTTGGTCATCGGAAGTGCTGGAACAGGGAAATCCTGCCTCCTCCATCAGTTCATAGAGAACAAAT TCAAGCAGGATTCCAATCACACCATTGGGGTGGAATTTGGATCGAAAGTGGTGAACGTGGGTGGCAAAACGGTGAAGCTCCAGATCTGGGACACAGCCGGGCAAGAGCGGTTTCG GTCAGTTACAAGAAGCTATTATCGGGGTGCAGCCGGAGCCCTCTTGGTTTATGACATTACCAG CAGGGAGACGTACAATGCCTTGACCAACTGGTTAACCGATGCCCGGACTTTGGCCAGTCCAAACATAGTCATAATTCTCTGCGGTAACAAGAAGGATCTTGATGCTGACCGAGAAGTCACTTTTTTGGAAGCCTCTCGTTTCGCTCAGGAGAACG AATTAATGTTTCTCGAGACCAGCGCCTTGACCGGGGAGAATGTAGAAGAAGCTTTCTTGAAATGTGCCCGGACTATACTGAACAAAATAGAATCAG GTGAACTTGATCCAGAGCGGATGGGCTCCGGCATCCAGTACGGGGACGCTTCCCTGCGGCAGCTGCGGCAACCCCGAGGGGCTCAGACACAGACCAGGCAGCAGTGTAACTGCTAG
- the RAB4B gene encoding ras-related protein Rab-4B isoform X2, whose translation MSETYDFLFKFLVIGSAGTGKSCLLHQFIENKFKQDSNHTIGVEFGSKVVNVGGKTVKLQIWDTAGQERFRSVTRSYYRGAAGALLVYDITSRETYNALTNWLTDARTLASPNIVIILCGNKKDLDADREVTFLEASRFAQENELMFLETSALTGENVEEAFLKCARTILNKIESGELDPERMGSGIQYGDASLRQLRQPRGAQTQTRQQCNC comes from the exons ATTTCCTCTTCAAGTTCTTGGTCATCGGAAGTGCTGGAACAGGGAAATCCTGCCTCCTCCATCAGTTCATAGAGAACAAAT TCAAGCAGGATTCCAATCACACCATTGGGGTGGAATTTGGATCGAAAGTGGTGAACGTGGGTGGCAAAACGGTGAAGCTCCAGATCTGGGACACAGCCGGGCAAGAGCGGTTTCG GTCAGTTACAAGAAGCTATTATCGGGGTGCAGCCGGAGCCCTCTTGGTTTATGACATTACCAG CAGGGAGACGTACAATGCCTTGACCAACTGGTTAACCGATGCCCGGACTTTGGCCAGTCCAAACATAGTCATAATTCTCTGCGGTAACAAGAAGGATCTTGATGCTGACCGAGAAGTCACTTTTTTGGAAGCCTCTCGTTTCGCTCAGGAGAACG AATTAATGTTTCTCGAGACCAGCGCCTTGACCGGGGAGAATGTAGAAGAAGCTTTCTTGAAATGTGCCCGGACTATACTGAACAAAATAGAATCAG GTGAACTTGATCCAGAGCGGATGGGCTCCGGCATCCAGTACGGGGACGCTTCCCTGCGGCAGCTGCGGCAACCCCGAGGGGCTCAGACACAGACCAGGCAGCAGTGTAACTGCTAG